In the genome of Chlorogloeopsis sp. ULAP01, the window TCTTTATGCTTCCTACCCATTGGGGGGTGGAATATACATTTTTGATGTCGAGGAAATGGTAAAAACCTTGGAACGCCCAACTGACTATATTATTGACCAGTTTGGCAGACCAATTGATTCTCCTTTCTTCGATTCTCGTTACCAGCGTCCGGCTAACATCCTCGATTTTGATTGGGTGCCAATTGACGATATTAATCCAAAAATTAGTATTGCTGCTGATTACGGGATTATTAAAGAAAACCGGGTACGGAATCAATTTACTTATGGTGTGTTTGAGGGAAGCGATCGCGCTCCTGTAAATGTCGGTGTGACTCGAAATTTGGCTGTATCGCCTCCTGATGTACTGAAGTTAACAAGTCCTAATGGTATTAAAGAAGGAGATTTAACTCCTACCTTTACTTGGGATTTCCAAATCAGTAATGAGCAAGTTCAAGAAGTTAACCTCTTTGTCAGTACTTTCGCTGAAGGTAAAGGATTGTTGCCTTGGGATGAGGTAGTTGATTTATCCGATCCATTGTTTTTATCTGAGTTAAATCAATACCAAAAGCAACAGCTGCTGACGAAATCTTGGAATGAGTACAAAGATTTCAACCGAGGAAGGATTGTGACAGCTACTTGGAAGCGGGAAACCAATACTTGGTACTGGCACGATGGTATTACAGTTGTTACTCAACCAGAAGCAGATCCGGAAAATACCAGTACTCGCTTTACTTTGCCGGATATTCGCACGCTGACTGCTGGTCAAAATTACCATTGGGCTGTACAAGCTATTAGTACAAGTGGACAGTCAGAAATTGAGTTTGGACAATTTGACACTATTGCTCCTGTAAGTACAAATCCCTTTAGCAGCGTAACTGTCCTTACTCATGGATTTACGCTCTTCCCAACAAATACGGGGATTCCTGATAATTTCTATGATTTAGCTGACAGTATTGCTTCCGTCAATGGAGATTCACCCAATGAGAAAGGGTTAATTCTGCGTTACGATAAGCCAACAAGTCTATGGATTCCAGTAGATAAACAGTCACGAGTACTGACTGACTTGACGGGTGGTCTCAATCCTGGAGATGAAAATTATTTAGTAACATTAGCGAATAATATTCAAAGCAAATATGTCAACCAAAATAAATCATTAGTATTGCTTCCAGAGTGGTCTACAAATGGTGAGTCAATACAATCAAATAGTGGCTTTACGGAAGCTGCTGCTGATGCAATATTTGCTTCAATTGTGCAATTAGATCAAGCATTAGGTGGTAATGTTGGTGAACATGATAATACTGGTAATTTGGTTAGATTATATGACGATAAAGGGGATTTAATTAGCCAACAGGGGGCGTTATTTAACTCAAACTTACACTTTATTGGGTTTAGTCGCGGTACTGTTGTTAATAGTGAAATAATTCAACGTTTGGGAACTTATTTCCCCTATGCAGGGGGACGGATTAATGCTGATGGAACTCCTGTTGTTGATAGTAATGGTAAGCCAGTTCGTGACTTGCAAATGACGACTATTGACCCTCATGATTTTTATCAGGAGAGTTTAAAGGTTGATTTAGTAATTCCTGGGTCTCCTATAATCAAGGATTTTAGAGATTTTAATGAACCGCAAGTCCAAGTTTGGGATAATGTCACGTTTGCTGATAACTACTATCAGACTGTAGCCGATCCTAAAGGTTCAACTTGGACTCCTAATGGTCGTTTCATAGACGGTGCTGATGTCAATATGTTGCTGAATGGTCGCACTGGGTTTACCGAAGATGACCGCAGGGGAAGCCCGCACGGAAATGTATTTTCGTGGTATGCAGGTACTACTGATTTAGCAATAGATGAAGTTGATAATGGATATACGAGAAAGGCGCGACCTATTTACGATCAATTAGGAGAAAGGAGTTTGGAACAGTTACTAGATCCGCAAGCCAATAATGTCTTACTGACACCGTGGTACTATTCATCTGAGAATCAAGGTTCTACTGAGGGTATCGCTACTGGTTGGTTTTATTCTGTGTTGGGTGGGGGTAAAGATCAGCGTCCAACTATGGACGTAAGTAAGCGTGTGACAGTAAGTACTGATAATACTAGCAAGGCCAAGATGCGGGGCGATTATGCAGTTCCCACTGTTTTTAATGGTAATTTTGATGCGATTTTTAGCAGAATGACTGATCAACCTATTCCTGGTTGGTCTTTAAATAATGGTGCTAATTATACTTCGTTGCAAAGTGGTTTGAAGAAATGGTCTGAAATTGGACTTGGGAATTCAGATAATTTTGCTTTGCAATTAGGAGCTAACGAAAGCATTACGCACAATAGCTTTGTTGTGCCTGATTGGGGCGTGTTGCGGTTTGATTTGCACGTACCAGTCCCTGATCCAGCCACTGATTCTCAAGGTAATATTCTTCCTCAATCTAGTGTGGTCAGAGTTTTTCTTGATGACTATGAACTACGAAGTTCCGCTTATCAAGGATTGAGTCAGAAAGAGCGTCAAAGTAATGGTAATCCGAATGTTAGTGCTGATGAATATCCAGCAGTTGATTTACGTGAGTTTAATCCTAATTCAGCCACATCAGCAGGGTTTAACCCTAAACTAGCTGAGGCTCAATCTAACAGGATTGGTTTTGCCAAACAAGGATTTCAAACTTTTCAAGTCGATATTCCCAATGAGTTTCGTGGCAAGGTGAAAACCCTGAAATTTGAGGTAAACGGAGGCAAAACAGTTTATTTAGATAACGTCTTCTTCAAGAGTCAACATCTATTATTTGGTAATCCAGCGTTAAACGGGCAAGAAGCGAGAAAAGATATAGACACTCCCGAATTTAGCGACCCGTATTTTATTCGTAATGATCAAGAGCCTTCTAGCACATTTCGTACCAATTATCTCATTGAAAAACCACAGTATTCTTTGTCTTACAATGATGATACAAGGACACTCAACTGGGTTAGCTATCAACTAAACAAGTCTTGGCTTGGTGCTGAAACTAAAAGACCAGATTTCCAGTCAGACCCTCGTTTACCTTTTGGAACTCAAAAAGGTCCTGCTTCTCAAGACATTAACTCTGCAAACAGCAAGTACGACAAGGGGCATATGACTGCTGCGGCAGATCGTAGTCGAAATAAACAGGATTATTATTCAACATTCCTGATGACTAATGTTTTGCCTCAGCCGTTAGAGCAAGCAACTGGTAAGTCTCAATGGACAAAACTAGAAGAATATTTGCGGGATAAATTAGTAAATAAACATGACAAAGAGCTATATATTGTTGAGGGAAGAGATGGACAAGCAATTGATGCTTCCGGCAATCCTCTTCTACTTAACAATAAAATTAGTGTCCCCGAAAGTGTTTGGAAGGTTGTGCTAGTTCTAGATCATCCTGGTCAAGGAATTTATGATGTAACTAAAGACACCCTTGCTTTTGGTATTTATTTACCCAATATCCTTGATGCAAATCGTAAAGGACAAGACCCTGATGACCATTGGGAGCAAAACTTCACACTTAATGGAAAAACATTTGGACTATTTAATGTTAGACAACTTGAAAATATAACTGGCTATAATTTTTTGTCCAATATTCCTACAGATATTCAACAAGCAATTGAAAATCGTAGTGTTACAAATATTAGAACAAAAATCAGTATTATCGAACCTGCTCCTTTAATGGCTGCAACAGAGCCAGAACTATTTCCATTTACAGTAGGGACCTTTTTCAACAGTGCCGTCGGGCATAGTAGTATCCCAAATCAGGTTGAAATGTCCCTTGATGAGCATACCGATAGCCCCTTGAAAGTTAGCATCAATCAAAACAGCATATTCAAAATACCCTATGGTAGCACCGATGAAAACAGCGCTACTCGCATTCACCTGGCTCAAATTGGCTCCAGTCAAATCAGCCCCACTCAAAGTAGCCCAACTCAGGTTGGCAGAGAACAAATTAGCATCTCTCAAAATCGTTTTTACCAAACCAGCCCCACCCAAATAAACACCGAACAGATCGGCTCCAGTCAAATCAGCCCCACTCAGATCGACTTTTTCAAGATTAGCTCCCCGCAGGCTAATACCCCGCAAGTCAGCACCTTCAAGTCCAGTAATCTGACCATCAATCCCATCTCTTTCACCCATTTCACCAACAATGCGAATCAACTCAATCCCATTAAAGTTACGCTCCCCAGCTTTGTAACGCTCCAACAATTCATCAGTAGTAATTCTCCAAACCATAATTTAACCTCCAACTTATTTTCCGATCTTAAATATAGTTCTACAAATCTCTGGTCTACCTTATTCGACCCCACCTTCAACATCAACTTCTCTTTCACCGACCTCCCCACCGGACAACTAGCAGAAGCCCAAATCACCAACTATGACTCCCTCGGTCGCCCCAACGGCGGAACCATCCTCATCGACCACAACGCCAACGGCATCGGCTGGTTCATCGACCGTACCCCTTGGGAAAACGGCGAATTCACCTCCTCCCTTACCGACACAGCCTTCCGCGCCACTACAGGCGACGCAGTAGGCAAATACGACCTGCTTACTACCATCCTGCACGAAATGGGACACCTAGCAGGCATCATTGCAGGCAACCCAAGCTTTGACCGCTACGTTCAAAGCATCAACGGCACAAAAACCTTCATAGGCGACAACTTCACTGCCACCCTCACTCCAGATGGTAGCCACCTCGATTCCAAAGTACACCCCTACGACCTGATGAACAACACCCTTGCTCCAGGCGTGCGTAAGCTACCATCATGGCTCAACCTGCAAATGGTCAACGCCATCCGTTCCCTGGAGGGGGGGAGTGGGACAGGGGGACAGTGGGGGAATACCCTGCAAGCACCGCTAACTGCAATACTCCTTGCAGACATTACCAACGGCAACTTCAACCAAGAAATCCCAACTGCTCCCGACTTTGGTTGGTCAACTCGTGGTGCAGCCACAATCCTTAATTCCCAAGCCGTCCTCACCGAAGAATCGCGTTTTAACAGCAACTTCACCCAAACCTTCATCATTCCACAAGAAGCCAAATACCTCCAGTTCACCATCGTTGACAGCCACTTGGGAACAAGCTCCCTCGCTCCCGGCGATGCCTTTGAAGTCGCCCTCCTCGATGCCCGATCCCACACACCCCTAGTTGGCACCGCCACCGGACTGACTCAAACCGACTCCCTCTTCAACCTCCAACACTCCGGCAACTCATACTTTAGTGATAAAGTCAAGATAGCAGGCGCTAACACCAGTGGCGACAAAATAGCCCTCAACACTCCTCGTACCGTCACCGTAGACATTAGCTCCGTCGCACCCGGAACTGTTGCCACCCTCTACTTCGACCTACTCGGCTTTGGAGCAAAAGATGGTAAAGTCATCATCGATGACATCCGCATCCTCAACAACAACCTGATTGCTCCTTTTGCTAACAACGACACTGCTACCACCGACCAAGCACAACCTGTAACAATTAACGTCCTGAGTAACGACAGCGATGCTGACGGCACCCTAAACCCCAACAGCGTGCTAATTGGCACTGCACCAACTAACGGTTCCATCATTATTAATAACGACGGCACCATCACCTACACCCCCAACGGCAGCTTTGTTGGTATAGATACTTTCACCTACGTAACACTTGACAACGACAACGCCATCTCCAATGAGGCAACAATTACAGTCACCGTCAACAACACTGACCCCACCATCGACCATCTTGCCGTAGAATCAAACGTTACTGAAGGTACAACCGCCACCTTTAGCGCGATCGCCAGCGACTACGGTGACACCCTCACCTACACCTGGAACTTTGGGGACGGCACTGAAATTATTACAGGACAAACCGTCAACCACGTCTTTGCTAACAACGGCACTTACACCGCTATCCTTACCGTCACCGACACCTACGGTGCAGCGATCGTAGAAACATTGCCAATCAATGTTAATAATGTTGCTCCGAATGTAATTGCGGGTGCAGACCAAATAGTATTAGAAGGTCAAACTGTCAGCTTCAACGGTAGCTTCACCGACCCTGGTATTGTTGATACTCACACCATCAGTTGGGACTTTGGCGACGGCACAACAGCACAAGGTACATTAACTCCCAACCACATATTTGTCAACAATGGCGTCTACTCTGTCAAACTTACAGTCAAAGATAATGACGGTGGTGAGACTAGCGATACCTTAACTATCACCGTTAATAACGTCGCACCCACAATTACCAATGTTACTGGCAACATCAATATTAATGAAGGAGAGAACGCCAACTTTACTGCCACTGCCACTGACCCAGGAAACGATACACTAACCTACACTTGGGATTTTGGCGATGGTACTAACCCTCAACAAGGTAACACCGTCAGCCATATCTTTGCCGACAACGGCATTTACACAGTCACTGTAACAGTAGAAGACACAGATGGTGCGAAGAACGAGCAAACCCTCACCGTCAACGTTAACAACGTTGCACCCATAGTAGAGGCAGGTGTAGACTTAACAACCGATGAAGGTACTGCCACTACCTTCAACGGCAACTTCACCGACCCCGGTATACTCGATACTCATACTATCGAGTGGGACTTCGGCGACGGCACCACCCTAGAATACAACCCTCGCTCCCTCACTCCCTCACTCCCTCACTCCTCCTACCTAAACCCAACACACATTTATACTGCAAACGGCACCTACAACGTCACCCTTACAGTCCGCGATCGCGATGGCGGCGTCACCGCAGACACCCTCACTGTTACAGTCAACAATGTCGCACCAATTATTACTGAGATTTTTGGTGATACAAATGTGGATGAAGGCTCACAAGCTTACTTTAGCGCAAATGCCACCGACCCAGGAAACGATACCCTCACCTACACTTGGAACTTTGGCGATGGAACAGACCCAGTAGTTGGACAAAATGTCAGCTACATTTTTGCCGACAACGGCACTTACACCGTCACCCTGACTGTACGAGACTCGGATGGCGCTTCCACATCCTCAACGCTTTCTGTCAACGTCAACAACGTCGCACCCACAGTTGAAGCAGGCGACAATCAAATTATGTATGTTGGCGAGACAGTCGCCTTTGACGGTTACTTTACCGACCCTGGTATATTAGACACCCACACCATTGTTTGGGACTTCGGCGATGGCACAACCCTAGAATACAACCCTCACTCCCTCCCTCCCTCACTCTCTCCCTCCTCCTACCTCAATCCAACACATATTTACACCAGTAACGGCACATACAACGTTACTCTCACAGTGACTGATGATGATGGTGGTGTCACCAACGATACAATAACCCTTACAGTGAAGAAACCACCCACATTGTCTGTCAACGACATCTCCTTCATCGAAGGCGATGATGGCCAGACCTACGCCGTGTTTACTGCCAGTTTATCAGAACCCAGTTTGCGGACAGTAACTGCCAACTTCTCCACGACCGACGGCACTGCCACAGCCGAAAGTGATTATCTGGGCACCTCTGGAACAATTACTTTCGCTCCTGGTGAAACTACTCAAATTATCACAGTGGCAATTATTGGCGATCGCACCGATGAATTTGACGAAACATTCTTCCTCAACTTCAGCAATGCTACAAATGCAATCATTGCCGATGCCACTGGCGTGGGTACAATTTTGGACAATGACGAACCGCCAACACTAACTATCACTGATAAATCCATCGTTGAGGGAGATAACGGCACTAGTTATGCCATCTTCACCGTCAACCTCGATGCTTTGAGTGCTAAACCAATCAGCGTTAATTTTGTCACCGTAGATGGGACAGCTACAGCCGGAATCGATTACTTAGCAACTAATGGTGTCCTCACCTTTACACCGGGAGAAACCACCAAGACTATTACCGTAGAACTGGTCGGCGATACTCTAGATGAATATGACGAAACCTTCTTCCTGCAACTAAGTAATGCTACTAATGCCACAATTGTCAATGAACTTGCCACAGGTATTATCCTAGATAACGATGAGCCGCCAGTACTGACGATTAGAGAAAAAACCATTACCACTACTGAAAGCGGTACAGCAAAAGTAACATTTACCGTTAGCTTATCCAACCAGAGTGCCAAAGCGATTACAGTAGACTACAGCACTGTCAACGGTACTGCAATTGCTGGCAAGGATTACATCCCAACTAGCGGTACCCTGACTTTTGCACCGGAAGAAACTACCAAAACCATAAGCATCCAACTTCAAGACGATAGCATTGACGAATACGACGAAACCTTCTTGTTGAAACTAAACAATGCTGTTCACGCCACCATTGCAGAGGATGCTGTTGGTGTAGTGACAATTGCCGATAACGACGAATCCCCAGCCCTATCCATTGCAGATAAAACTATTACTGAAGGGCATGACGGCATTTCATACATGAACTTCACCGTCAGTCTCAATGCCCAAAGCGAGAAAACGATTAGCGTAAAGTACGCAACTGCTGACGGTACAGCCATTGCTGGAAGTGATTACCTTGCAAATAGCGGAACCCTAACCTTTGCGCCGGGAGAAACAACTAAGACAATCTCTGTTGCAATCATGGGCGATCGCCGAGATGAATTGAATGAATCCTTCAGTATCAATCTGGGTGAAGCGATTAATGCTACCATCGCCGATACTACTGCTGTTGGTACGATTGTGGATGATGATGAATCGCCTGTACTCAAGGTGAGTGCGTCTCCCGCCGAATTATGGCCTCCCAACCACAAAATGGTCGAAGTTAAAGTTAACGTACAAGCCAGCGATGACTTTGATCCCAATCCTGTAGTTAAACTGGTGTCGATTACCAGTAACGAACCAGATAATGGTCTTGGTGACGGTGATACCGCAGGGGATATTGAAATTCGACCGGATGGACGTATTTTCCTGCGGGCAGAACGTTCTGGCAAAGGCAATGGGCGTATTTACACCCTGACTTATAGTGCTACCGATAGTGCTGGCAATGTTACCTACTCAACCACACAGGTGAGAGTTCCTCATAGCAAAGGCAAATAATGGAAATGAACTTGTATCAGCTAACCTTTGGACGCAAAGAGTAACGTCCCACTATTTGCACATCCAGTTCATAATGCTTCTCAAGTCCGCGTCGTTGTAAGGCTAGATTAATCGCATCGTGATGCCAAAATTTGCTCGATTCGCTTTTGATGGGACATACTCTCACGGTGGTAGCGATAATAATAGAGCGGTTTTGCCAGGTGTTC includes:
- a CDS encoding pentapeptide repeat-containing protein, whose amino-acid sequence is MVWRITTDELLERYKAGERNFNGIELIRIVGEMGERDGIDGQITGLEGADLRGISLRGANLEKVDLSGADLTGADLFGVYLGGAGLVKTILRDANLFSANLSWATLSGADLTGANLSQVNASSAVFIGATIGYFEYAVLIDANFQGAIGMLIKGHFNLIWDTTMPDGTVEKGPYCKWK